In Candidatus Nomurabacteria bacterium, a genomic segment contains:
- the murD gene encoding UDP-N-acetylmuramoyl-L-alanine--D-glutamate ligase, with product MLTKATDLRKALKKEWAGKRVTVMGLGQFQQGSGWSSVKFFSELGAKVTVTDEKSPAHFQAAKKALQKFKPRYVFGKHELRDFTQTDLVIYNPVVQQDSPFLQAARKKNIATESDISFFVQHCPSKLTIGVTGTRGKSTTTSLIATLLQTQYANVFLGGNIGVSPLNFLFKIKENDPVVLELSSWMLESVAHLGWSPHLAVFTNIYPDHLDHYPNMQAYIQAKSLLTAFQKKGDVLIANQDNELLKIILRKAKVPVQWYSASKKGKNIYRLSQKAFLAPGSGTRTLAQLNDLQLPGQHSQMNALAAIAVADALRVPSAKISKGLRSFQGVKNRQEVIAKVKGITYINDTTATTPEAVLAALDAFPKPRVLIAGGSDKGLDFSVLAQKIKQEIAHVVLLPGPASEKLHERLRHISYTKVHGPVDTMPTAVHVANKLLTKKGSVLLSPAAASFTSFTNAYARGDAFRKAVHHLLKKH from the coding sequence ATGCTGACAAAGGCAACTGATTTACGTAAAGCACTTAAGAAAGAGTGGGCTGGAAAACGCGTGACTGTCATGGGTTTAGGGCAGTTTCAACAGGGGAGTGGCTGGTCCTCGGTGAAATTTTTTAGTGAGCTTGGTGCAAAAGTAACGGTGACTGACGAAAAGTCACCTGCTCATTTCCAGGCTGCAAAAAAAGCGCTACAGAAATTTAAGCCGCGCTATGTATTTGGCAAACATGAGCTGCGTGATTTTACACAAACGGATCTGGTTATCTATAACCCTGTAGTACAGCAGGATTCACCCTTTCTTCAAGCGGCACGGAAAAAGAACATTGCCACAGAAAGCGACATCAGTTTTTTTGTGCAGCATTGCCCATCAAAACTCACTATTGGCGTTACTGGAACGCGCGGCAAATCAACTACCACGTCTTTAATTGCCACTTTACTGCAGACACAGTATGCAAATGTCTTTTTAGGTGGAAATATTGGAGTATCGCCGTTAAATTTCCTTTTTAAGATTAAGGAAAATGATCCAGTAGTACTTGAACTCTCGAGTTGGATGTTGGAATCAGTTGCTCATTTAGGGTGGAGTCCTCATCTGGCGGTTTTCACAAATATTTATCCGGATCACCTAGATCATTATCCCAACATGCAAGCCTACATTCAGGCAAAATCACTCCTGACCGCTTTTCAGAAAAAGGGTGACGTGCTTATTGCAAATCAAGATAATGAACTGCTGAAAATAATTTTGCGTAAGGCAAAGGTACCAGTGCAATGGTACAGCGCCTCCAAAAAAGGAAAAAATATTTACCGCTTGAGCCAAAAAGCTTTTCTAGCACCCGGATCAGGGACTCGTACACTGGCTCAACTCAATGATCTGCAACTACCCGGTCAACACTCACAAATGAATGCATTAGCGGCAATCGCGGTTGCCGATGCACTGCGTGTACCGAGTGCGAAAATCAGCAAAGGATTACGCAGCTTCCAAGGAGTAAAAAACCGCCAAGAAGTAATTGCAAAAGTAAAGGGAATAACCTACATCAACGATACAACAGCAACAACGCCAGAGGCTGTACTAGCAGCCTTAGACGCATTTCCTAAACCAAGGGTGCTGATTGCCGGGGGAAGTGATAAAGGTCTAGATTTCAGCGTTTTGGCGCAAAAAATTAAGCAGGAAATTGCCCATGTAGTACTTTTGCCTGGTCCAGCAAGTGAAAAATTACATGAGCGTTTGCGACATATTTCTTACACCAAAGTGCATGGCCCGGTTGATACTATGCCCACTGCAGTGCATGTTGCGAACAAGCTTCTTACAAAAAAGGGAAGTGTTTTACTTTCTCCAGCTGCTGCCAGCTTCACGAGCTTTACTAATGCGTACGCCCGAGGCGATGCTTTTCGAAAAGCGGTCCATCACTTACTAAAGAAGCACTAA